The window ATTCACAATCTGACAGAACTTTTTGTACCAGTGGGTCGACAGGGCCAAGGAGGCCTGCTAGGGCATTGCTTTTAGCGTGTTTTGCTTTTACAGCTGTAGAGGATTTCAAAGACTTGTTCACAACAACAAAATACATAAATTACACGTCGATCATCACACATCACTCTATACTTGCACCTATCAGAAGCTTATTCGACGCAACATATATGTTGTTTAAAGTTCAAACTAAACTAGTAAATGCATCGACTTGTCAACTTAAGACCCACTGGCCACGAGATTCATTCAGTATGTGGAGCCGCTTTGCAACATCTATCATTTTCGGTCTTAGATCCAAGTTCTTGCTAAGACATTCCACAAGAAGTTGTGCCAGATTGTCAAGAAGCTCCAGATTCTCCATCACTGCAATATTCTCATCAAATAGCTCGGTTGATTTCTTACTCTGTTTGTGATTCTCAAGGAAATTCCTTACTAAGCTATTATTGTCAGAGTGTGTGGCCTCCTTCCTGGTAAGAAGTTCCAACATAACGACTCCAAAACTGTACACATCACTATATTCGCTAAGTAGGCCTGTTTGTAGGTATAGTGGATCCATATAAGCATCGTCGCCCTTGACTGTTCTGGTGTGTTTGTAGCCTCTCCCGGTCAACCTTGATATGCAAAAATTTGAGATCTTTGGCACAAAATGGTCATCCAAGAGTATATTTGCTGATTTAATATTACCATGTAAGATATTGTGCCTTGAATGCATATAAGCTAGACCACGTGCTGATTCTGTGGCAATATTTAAACGCACGCCCAAGTTGAGACGTACCTTGCTGTTGTTGTGAAGAATGTCATGGAGGCTATCATTGGAGAGATACTCATATACTAGCATCGGGATGTCAACTTCCACGCAACAACCTATGAGCCTTACAATGTTCTTGTGGAGGACTTGAGATTGGATGATGACTTCCTTTGCGAACTGTCCATTTTGTAGCACAGTACCACTAATCTGCTTCTTTACTATGACTGGTACTCTATCAACAAGGCCTATGTAAACTTCTTCAAAGACATCTCTTCCAATACGGTTCTTGTCCTTAATAGCTGGCTTAAGCTCGTCCTTCTTGAAAAGTTTCAACATATCTATCTTCTCAAGCATAGGTCCACCATTCCTGGCGTAATTCCTACGTGCTTTTGTACTGAAGATGTTCAACTTGTTGAGCACAACAGAGTTAGAGCTAGAAATACTTGCCCCTTGTTGTTGGCTGCTATTTTGCTTTGTACCTTGCGCTCCCCGTAGTGACCACTGATGTTCTTTTGCGTGCCGCCAATGATCTTTAAATGCCCCAATAAATTCCATGAGTTCTTCTGTTTTAGTGCGCCCGTTCATATCTTTTAAGAGATACTCAAATGAAAGATCCACAATTTTACTTTGACTGTGTTGTTCTTTTAGGAGATACTCAAGTGAAAGATCCACAATTTTCCTTTGACTATGTTGTTCATGTAGGAATCTAACCTGCTGCCCAACAGATGGACTAGTGATGCCAGTTTCGACGACACTTGTCATTTTATCAAGCTTATTGACTATATGATGTGCAAACGGTCTCTTCTTTGGGTTAGGGTCCATGCACTCTATCCCTATCGTAGTGCATACTCTTACTTGCTCCAACTGCGTCTCCCTTTGATCTGCTGCCTCCAACCGATTCATCCAATTCTCAACTACCTTTAAAGATGCAACAGTGAGTTTAGATCAAGATAGGAACTCTATTGACAGATGGTTTATAGCTACTATagaaagagaaacaaaaaagaaatacaCTGGAAAGCCTGGAAGAGAGGATCATATATAGCCGTTATGAATTCACATGGACATATATGTTGTAAGTTGGATGTTTTATTTGTTGAAGCCTACTTAAGTGCATTTATCATGGGTTTTCTCAGGTTTGAGCTAACGGCTGAGCTGGTTGTTCGTGTATAAAACACAACTACGTCTCGGTGCAATAAGCTCAACAATAGGCTAGCACAATTTAAAATGTAAAGTGCAATCATTTTTAGTCCAAATTtaggcctttgagagttacacatgCCGAGAAGTGTTGATATATAAGTGTGTTTTCAACACCTTCTTCATAAGTTAAATATTTTGGTAAATTAATGAGAATAAAGTGCTACAAATGTGACCTTAATGACTCCGCCTTTGGTACCACCTTGCATGATTAATTAAGCCATGTTGGCCTATGCCCTAGCATTAAGATAGCATTGATAGCACTCCGCATATGCATGATTTTTGTAATTTCTCCAAGTTAAGTTATCTCGTTGGCGTACTTTACTTGAAAATATATCCTTAACATGGAGTGCATGCTTAAAACTATGCTTACATCCTGTTCTTCCTGATACCCCTTCTCTCCTGTCAGAATCTCCATAATTATAATACCAAGACTGTATATGTCTGATGCAAATGTAACTTGTCCTATGAAGAATTCGGGTGCCATATATCCCCTACAAAAAGATTTATGAAGTTTGATCCATGAAAGTGCACACAAATATAAGTTCATGCGtcaaacaaaagaagaaaaaaagctTTCAGGAGATTGGCTTACAGTGATCCACATATGCTTGAAGTGAAGTCCCGGGTTTGGTCTTTATCAAGGCACCTTGAGAGGCCAAAATCAGCAATTTTGGGTACCATATGAATATCAACCAATATATTACTAGGCTTGAGATCTAGGTGGAGGATACGCTTCTCGTGAAGATGAAGTAGTCCCTCACATATTCCCTTAATTATTTGGTATCGCTCTCGCCATTCAAGTCCACGAGATGCATCTGTGGAGGAATTTTTTTTATACTAGATATAATTTAATGTAATCAACAAATGCTTAATCATGAAAAGTATTTTAAATTAGTTTTTCTAAATATATCCCAACCTACCCTCGTACACATAAACGAGCAGTGAATAATACTCAATTGTTTGTTAACTTTCCCAAATTTATAGTGTGGGTCTCCCCTCAGTTTTTCTTTTATGGTGGATCACTTCTGCTTTCCACAAGATGGATATATAATTAACTTCCTTAAACCTCGTTATTTTACTGCATGCATCAGCTCTGACAAATTAGAAATATTTCCCTTAAATTGTACGTAGTATCTTGATCGGAATTCTGTTCTATTATGAATCAAATTATACAAAAAAATTGCTAATATATCGAACACAATATAATGACCTTTAGTAAAGACATAAATACTTAAACATTGTGATCATACCGGTAATATACTCGATGAGACTTCCATTTGGTACGTACTCGAAACATAGCAACCAGTTTCGTACATCCGCCATCACAAACTTTCCTTCATAATCTTCGATTCTCCCTTGCGTGTCAGAACAGTATCCAAGGAAACGCACTATGTTTTTGTGCTTGGCCTTCGTAATGCATTCAACTTCTTTGTGGAATTTATTCTCATGCATCGTTTGGGATAGTTTCTTCACAGCGACCATCTTTTTCCCAACCATTCCCTGCAACCATAACGTGTATTTGGTCTGACTGTCATGTGCATATGTCGTTTACTTTTTAGATCTAACTTCAACTGGAATTGAGAAAGGTTACTAGCCAGGGGTAATTCTGACCTTGTAAACTACGGAAAATCCACCGCTGCCAATTTGTTGATCATCGGAAAAATAGTCTGTGATGTCTTCCAAAAGTGATAACGGCAGGTATGTTGGCTCTGCACTTCGATCAAGCACCATGCGCTCTAGATCAACCTTGTCTATAGTGCCGATTTTGGTATCCATTTGTAATCAATACCAGAGTGTACTACTATACTTTTGAAACAAGATCCGTTATCTTTCCCGCCTCTGTTGACAGCAGGACAACTATTAGCTTTTACTCAAGTACTCCTAATAAATAACGAGTCCTTTCACAGTACATCAAAATAATTTGGGCCTccatttcaaaaataaataaataatttggGCCCTTTATTTTTGTAGTCCAACTAGCTCtactagagcatggttaataacaaAGCCTGCTGTTGGCTATATAGAAGGGCCAGTACTACAAATCAGCCGGCTGATGCCAACAATTTTTAAGTCGCCTCCCTGGCCGTTTGATCAGCCAGATCGCACCGTTGGATCCCTTCTGTCAACCTGTTTGAATGGTCAATGCGCACCCAATCTTCTCTTCACATCGCACAGCAACCCCCTTCTCTCCTTCGATCTCGCAACACCGAGAGCCGCCGGCAACGCTTCACCGAAGCGACAAACATTGGCACGGCGGCGCTCCATGGCAGCACCCAatgccgccggcgatactccattGAAACATCGGCCGCTCGACGAAGATTCATCGCAACCTCGGCGGCCCCCGGTGAAGCTCATTGCAGCACTGGTGGCACCCCAGCGAAGCTCCATTGCAACACTAAATGACCTCGACGGAGCTTCATAGCAACACCGCCCCCGGCGAAGCTCCATCGCAGTGCCGGCGTCCCGACACGGCGGCGCTCCCGGTGATGCCTTCACTGCAGCGCCATCGATGCTCCATGCAGCACACAACGGTGTCGACGATGTTTTGCCTCAGCACCGCGACGACGCGCCGGGCTCCATTGCAGCACCGGCACGGCGCCGGTGGCGGAGCTTCACTGCAACCGCACCAGGCACCACTGCGTTGGTGCTCCCTCGCGGCACCGGCTGGCCCCGTCCAAACTCCATCGTAGCACCCCATGGCTCGGCGAAGCTTCACTGCACAGTGCCATCACAGGCGCGGCGGGACAGCGCCGCCGGCGGAGCTTCACTGCAACGGCACCATCGCGGGTTGGTGCTCCATCGTGGCACCGGCTTCCCCGTCGAAATCGCAGCACCTCATGGCTCGGCGAAGCTTCACCGGCTCGGCGGCGACGAGCGTATGCTACGACACAGCACGGCGGC is drawn from Triticum dicoccoides isolate Atlit2015 ecotype Zavitan chromosome 6B, WEW_v2.0, whole genome shotgun sequence and contains these coding sequences:
- the LOC119323386 gene encoding putative leucine-rich repeat receptor-like serine/threonine-protein kinase At2g14440 isoform X1, with amino-acid sequence MDTKIGTIDKVDLERMVLDRSAEPTYLPLSLLEDITDYFSDDQQIGSGGFSVVYKGMVGKKMVAVKKLSQTMHENKFHKEVECITKAKHKNIVRFLGYCSDTQGRIEDYEGKFVMADVRNWLLCFEYVPNGSLIEYITDASRGLEWRERYQIIKGICEGLLHLHEKRILHLDLKPSNILVDIHMVPKIADFGLSRCLDKDQTRDFTSSICGSLGYMAPEFFIGQVTFASDIYSLGIIIMEILTGEKGYQEEQDVVENWMNRLEAADQRETQLEQVRVCTTIGIECMDPNPKKRPFAHHIVNKLDKMTSVVETGITSPSVGQQVRFLHEQHSQRKIVDLSLEYLLKEQHSQSKIVDLSFEYLLKDMNGRTKTEELMEFIGAFKDHWRHAKEHQWSLRGAQGTKQNSSQQQGASISSSNSVVLNKLNIFSTKARRNYARNGGPMLEKIDMLKLFKKDELKPAIKDKNRIGRDVFEEVYIGLVDRVPVIVKKQISGTVLQNGQFAKEVIIQSQVLHKNIVRLIGCCVEVDIPMLVYEYLSNDSLHDILHNNSKVRLNLGVRLNIATESARGLAYMHSRHNILHGNIKSANILLDDHFVPKISNFCISRLTGRGYKHTRTVKGDDAYMDPLYLQTGLLSEYSDVYSFGVVMLELLTRKEATHSDNNSLVRNFLENHKQSKKSTELFDENIAVMENLELLDNLAQLLVECLSKNLDLRPKMIDVAKRLHILNESRGQWVLS
- the LOC119323386 gene encoding L-type lectin-domain containing receptor kinase IX.2-like isoform X2, producing MDTKIGTIDKVDLERMVLDRSAEPTYLPLSLLEDITDYFSDDQQIGSGGFSVVYKGMVGKKMVAVKKLSQTMHENKFHKEVECITKAKHKNIVRFLGYCSDTQGRIEDYEGKFVMADVRNWLLCFEYVPNGSLIEYITDASRGLEWRERYQIIKGICEGLLHLHEKRILHLDLKPSNILVDIHMVPKIADFGLSRCLDKDQTRDFTSSICGSLGYMAPEFFIGQVTFASDIYSLGIIIMEILTGEKGYQEEQDVVENWMNRLEAADQRETQLEQVRVCTTIGIECMDPNPKKRPFAHHIVNKLDKMTSVVETGITSPSVGQQVRFLHEQHSQRKIVDLSLEYLLKEQHSQSKIVDLSFEYLLKDMNGRTKTEELMEFIGAFKDHWRHAKEHQWSLRGAQGTKQNSSQQQGASISSSNSVVLNKLNIFSTKARRNYARNGGPMLEKIDMLKLFKKDELKPAIKDKNRIGRDVFEEVYIGLVDRVPVIVKKQISGTVLQNGQFAKEVIIQSQVLHKNIVRLIGCCVEVDIPMLVYEYLSNDSLHDILHNNSKVDRERLQTHQNSQGRRCLYGSTIPTNRPT
- the LOC119323386 gene encoding L-type lectin-domain containing receptor kinase IX.2-like isoform X3, with the translated sequence MDTKIGTIDKVDLERMVLDRSAEPTYLPLSLLEDITDYFSDDQQIGSGGFSVVYKGMVGKKMVAVKKLSQTMHENKFHKEVECITKAKHKNIVRFLGYCSDTQGRIEDYEGKFVMADVRNWLLCFEYVPNGSLIEYITDASRGLEWRERYQIIKGICEGLLHLHEKRILHLDLKPSNILVDIHMVPKIADFGLSRCLDKDQTRDFTSSICGSLGYMAPEFFIGQVTFASDIYSLGIIIMEILTGEKGYQEEQDVVENWMNRLEAADQRETQLEQVRVCTTIGIECMDPNPKKRPFAHHIVNKLDKMTSVVETGITSPSVGQQVRFLHEQHSQRKIVDLSLEYLLKEQHSQSKIVDLSFEYLLKDMNGRTKTEELMEFIGAFKDHWRHAKEHQWSLRGAQGTKQNSSQQQGASISSSNSVVLNKLNIFSTKARRNYARNGGPMLEKIDMLKLFKKDELKPAIKDKNRIGRDVFEEVYIGLVDRVPVIVKKQISGTVLQNGQFAKEVIIQSQVLHKNIVRLIGCCVEVDIPMLVYEYLSNDSLHDILHNNSKQIYSWMTILCQRSQIFAYQG